A single Pan paniscus chromosome 21, NHGRI_mPanPan1-v2.0_pri, whole genome shotgun sequence DNA region contains:
- the YWHAB gene encoding 14-3-3 protein beta/alpha isoform X3 produces the protein MSFLAPVPVFGSSWGMTMDKSELVQKAKLAEQAERYDDMAAAMKAVTEQGHELSNEERNLLSVAYKNVVGARRSSWRVISSIEQKTERNEKKQQMGKEYREKIEAELQDICNDVLELLDKYLVPNAAQAESKVFYLKMKGDYFRYLSEVASGDNKQTTVSNSQQAYQEAFEISKKEMQPTHPIRLGLALNFSVFYYEILNSPEKACSLAKTAFDEAIAELDTLNEESYKDSTLIMQLLRDNLTLWTSENQGDEGDAGEGEN, from the exons GGAATGACAATGGATAAAAGTGAGCTGGTACAGAAAGCCAAACTCGCTGAGCAGGCTGAGCGCTATGATGATATGGCTGCAGCCATGAAGGCAGTCACAGAACAGGGGCATGAACTCTCCAACGAAGAGAGAAATCTGCtctctgttgcctacaagaatgTGGTAGGCGCCCGCCGCTCTTCCTGGCGTGTCATCTCCAGCATTGAGCAGAAAACAGAGAGGAATGAGAAGAAGCAGCAGATGGGCAAAGAGTACCGTGAGAAGATAGAGGCAGAACTGCAGGACATCTGCAATGATGTTCTG GAGCTGCTGGACAAATATCTTGTTCCCAATGCCGCACAAGCAGAAAGTAAGGTGTTCTACTTGAAAATGAAAGGAGATTATTTTAGGTATCTTTCTGAAGTGGCATCTGGAGACAACAAACAAA CCACTGTGTCGAACTCCCAGCAGGCTTACCAGGAAGCATTTGAAATTAGTAAGAAAGAAATGCAGCCTACACACCCAATTCGTCTTGGTCTGGCACTAAATTTCTCAGTCTTTTACTATGAGATTCTAAACTCTCCTGAAAAGGCCTGTAGCCTGGCAAAAACG GCATTTGATGAAGCAATTGCTGAATTGGATACACTGAATGAAGAGTCTTATAAAGACAGCACTCTGATCATGCAGTTACTTAGGGACAATCTCACT cTGTGGACATCGGAAAACCAGGGAGACGAAGGAGACGCTGGGGAGGGAGAGAACTAA
- the YWHAB gene encoding 14-3-3 protein beta/alpha isoform X1, with the protein MSFLAPVPVFGSSWGMTMDKSELVQKAKLAEQAERYDDMAAAMKAVTEQGHELSNEERNLLSVAYKNVVGARRSSWRVISSIEQKTERNEKKQQMGKEYREKIEAELQDICNDVLELLDKYLVPNAAQAESKVFYLKMKGDYFRYLSEVASGDNKQTTVSNSQQAYQEAFEISKKEMQPTHPIRLGLALNFSVFYYEILNSPEKACSLAKTAFDEAIAELDTLNEESYKDSTLIMQLLRDNLTVSTTSTGFIVSFLFTYLIIHCYLQEGICTVKCSYSFKLLNLL; encoded by the exons GGAATGACAATGGATAAAAGTGAGCTGGTACAGAAAGCCAAACTCGCTGAGCAGGCTGAGCGCTATGATGATATGGCTGCAGCCATGAAGGCAGTCACAGAACAGGGGCATGAACTCTCCAACGAAGAGAGAAATCTGCtctctgttgcctacaagaatgTGGTAGGCGCCCGCCGCTCTTCCTGGCGTGTCATCTCCAGCATTGAGCAGAAAACAGAGAGGAATGAGAAGAAGCAGCAGATGGGCAAAGAGTACCGTGAGAAGATAGAGGCAGAACTGCAGGACATCTGCAATGATGTTCTG GAGCTGCTGGACAAATATCTTGTTCCCAATGCCGCACAAGCAGAAAGTAAGGTGTTCTACTTGAAAATGAAAGGAGATTATTTTAGGTATCTTTCTGAAGTGGCATCTGGAGACAACAAACAAA CCACTGTGTCGAACTCCCAGCAGGCTTACCAGGAAGCATTTGAAATTAGTAAGAAAGAAATGCAGCCTACACACCCAATTCGTCTTGGTCTGGCACTAAATTTCTCAGTCTTTTACTATGAGATTCTAAACTCTCCTGAAAAGGCCTGTAGCCTGGCAAAAACG GCATTTGATGAAGCAATTGCTGAATTGGATACACTGAATGAAGAGTCTTATAAAGACAGCACTCTGATCATGCAGTTACTTAGGGACAATCTCACTGTAAGTACTACTTCCACAGGGTTTATAGTCTCTTTCCTATTCACCTACTTAATAATTCACTGTTATCTTCAAGAGGGGATTTGTACCGTTAAATGTAGTTACAGTTTTAAGTTGTTAAATTTGTTATAA
- the YWHAB gene encoding 14-3-3 protein beta/alpha isoform X2, which translates to MTMDKSELVQKAKLAEQAERYDDMAAAMKAVTEQGHELSNEERNLLSVAYKNVVGARRSSWRVISSIEQKTERNEKKQQMGKEYREKIEAELQDICNDVLELLDKYLVPNAAQAESKVFYLKMKGDYFRYLSEVASGDNKQTTVSNSQQAYQEAFEISKKEMQPTHPIRLGLALNFSVFYYEILNSPEKACSLAKTAFDEAIAELDTLNEESYKDSTLIMQLLRDNLTVSTTSTGFIVSFLFTYLIIHCYLQEGICTVKCSYSFKLLNLL; encoded by the exons ATGACAATGGATAAAAGTGAGCTGGTACAGAAAGCCAAACTCGCTGAGCAGGCTGAGCGCTATGATGATATGGCTGCAGCCATGAAGGCAGTCACAGAACAGGGGCATGAACTCTCCAACGAAGAGAGAAATCTGCtctctgttgcctacaagaatgTGGTAGGCGCCCGCCGCTCTTCCTGGCGTGTCATCTCCAGCATTGAGCAGAAAACAGAGAGGAATGAGAAGAAGCAGCAGATGGGCAAAGAGTACCGTGAGAAGATAGAGGCAGAACTGCAGGACATCTGCAATGATGTTCTG GAGCTGCTGGACAAATATCTTGTTCCCAATGCCGCACAAGCAGAAAGTAAGGTGTTCTACTTGAAAATGAAAGGAGATTATTTTAGGTATCTTTCTGAAGTGGCATCTGGAGACAACAAACAAA CCACTGTGTCGAACTCCCAGCAGGCTTACCAGGAAGCATTTGAAATTAGTAAGAAAGAAATGCAGCCTACACACCCAATTCGTCTTGGTCTGGCACTAAATTTCTCAGTCTTTTACTATGAGATTCTAAACTCTCCTGAAAAGGCCTGTAGCCTGGCAAAAACG GCATTTGATGAAGCAATTGCTGAATTGGATACACTGAATGAAGAGTCTTATAAAGACAGCACTCTGATCATGCAGTTACTTAGGGACAATCTCACTGTAAGTACTACTTCCACAGGGTTTATAGTCTCTTTCCTATTCACCTACTTAATAATTCACTGTTATCTTCAAGAGGGGATTTGTACCGTTAAATGTAGTTACAGTTTTAAGTTGTTAAATTTGTTATAA
- the YWHAB gene encoding 14-3-3 protein beta/alpha isoform X4, whose product MTMDKSELVQKAKLAEQAERYDDMAAAMKAVTEQGHELSNEERNLLSVAYKNVVGARRSSWRVISSIEQKTERNEKKQQMGKEYREKIEAELQDICNDVLELLDKYLVPNAAQAESKVFYLKMKGDYFRYLSEVASGDNKQTTVSNSQQAYQEAFEISKKEMQPTHPIRLGLALNFSVFYYEILNSPEKACSLAKTAFDEAIAELDTLNEESYKDSTLIMQLLRDNLTLWTSENQGDEGDAGEGEN is encoded by the exons ATGACAATGGATAAAAGTGAGCTGGTACAGAAAGCCAAACTCGCTGAGCAGGCTGAGCGCTATGATGATATGGCTGCAGCCATGAAGGCAGTCACAGAACAGGGGCATGAACTCTCCAACGAAGAGAGAAATCTGCtctctgttgcctacaagaatgTGGTAGGCGCCCGCCGCTCTTCCTGGCGTGTCATCTCCAGCATTGAGCAGAAAACAGAGAGGAATGAGAAGAAGCAGCAGATGGGCAAAGAGTACCGTGAGAAGATAGAGGCAGAACTGCAGGACATCTGCAATGATGTTCTG GAGCTGCTGGACAAATATCTTGTTCCCAATGCCGCACAAGCAGAAAGTAAGGTGTTCTACTTGAAAATGAAAGGAGATTATTTTAGGTATCTTTCTGAAGTGGCATCTGGAGACAACAAACAAA CCACTGTGTCGAACTCCCAGCAGGCTTACCAGGAAGCATTTGAAATTAGTAAGAAAGAAATGCAGCCTACACACCCAATTCGTCTTGGTCTGGCACTAAATTTCTCAGTCTTTTACTATGAGATTCTAAACTCTCCTGAAAAGGCCTGTAGCCTGGCAAAAACG GCATTTGATGAAGCAATTGCTGAATTGGATACACTGAATGAAGAGTCTTATAAAGACAGCACTCTGATCATGCAGTTACTTAGGGACAATCTCACT cTGTGGACATCGGAAAACCAGGGAGACGAAGGAGACGCTGGGGAGGGAGAGAACTAA